Proteins encoded by one window of Cylindrospermum stagnale PCC 7417:
- a CDS encoding DUF6888 family protein, which produces MPTAAQLESLYRLSYQLTYLMLQPIYLICVDNRTRNVYILAGYHEELEFQIVPNGEVF; this is translated from the coding sequence ATGCCTACTGCTGCTCAATTAGAGAGTTTGTATCGCCTTAGTTATCAGCTGACATATCTTATGCTTCAGCCTATATATCTTATCTGCGTTGATAACAGAACTCGTAATGTATACATTTTAGCTGGATATCACGAAGAACTGGAATTTCAAATCGTACCCAATGGAGAGGTATTTTGA
- a CDS encoding DUF5615 family PIN-like protein has product MKLLFDQNLSRKLVTRLADVFPNSSHVQFQGMEERTDTEIWEFASFLKQYLYL; this is encoded by the coding sequence TTGAAGCTGCTTTTTGACCAAAATCTGAGTCGCAAGTTAGTGACTCGATTAGCAGATGTTTTTCCTAATTCTAGCCATGTTCAGTTTCAGGGGATGGAAGAAAGAACTGATACTGAAATATGGGAATTTGCTAGTTTTCTGAAGCAATACCTTTATTTATAA
- a CDS encoding nicotinate phosphoribosyltransferase has translation MRTLSDLGYVQTNNHQSYQNQDLNLCAEDYSLLTDLYQLTMAACYTGEGIEQKRASFELSVRRLPEGFGYLIAMGLEQAIAYLAKLRFSSSQISALQATGIFAQAPERFWSLLAEGRFTGDVWAVPEGTAVFANQPLLRVEAPLWQAQLVETYLLNTINYQTLIATRAARLRDIAGKDARLLEFGTRRAFSPQGSLWAARAALAGGLDATSNVLAALKLGQLPSGTMAHALVMALSAIEGTEEQAFSAFHQYFPGAPLLIDTYDTVAAAQTLAEKVNSGEIELTGVRLDSGDLVTLSKKVRSLLPHVSIFASGDLDEWEIARLKAEGAQIDGYGLGTKLVTGSPVNGVYKLVDIDGIPVMKQSSGKITYPGRKQIFRSYVEGKVQTDRLGLVGESPIDQQPLLQLIVKEGESVRSPETLTTIRQRTAASVASLPEQTRRLHEPISVKVEISEALQELIKETQKQTTEAQRHRGKL, from the coding sequence ATGAGAACCTTGTCAGATTTGGGCTATGTACAAACCAATAATCACCAAAGCTACCAGAACCAAGATTTAAACCTTTGTGCTGAAGATTACAGCCTGTTGACTGATCTTTATCAGTTGACGATGGCAGCTTGTTACACAGGTGAAGGTATAGAACAAAAACGGGCTAGCTTTGAGTTATCTGTTAGGCGATTACCAGAGGGTTTTGGTTATTTAATCGCGATGGGGTTGGAACAAGCGATCGCATATTTAGCCAAACTCCGCTTTAGTTCTTCGCAAATATCAGCCTTACAAGCAACGGGAATTTTTGCTCAAGCACCGGAACGCTTTTGGTCACTTTTAGCCGAGGGACGCTTTACCGGAGATGTCTGGGCAGTACCAGAAGGGACAGCCGTATTTGCCAATCAGCCATTATTACGGGTGGAAGCACCCCTGTGGCAAGCCCAACTGGTGGAAACTTACCTTTTAAATACGATCAATTACCAAACCTTAATAGCTACTAGGGCAGCAAGGTTGCGCGATATTGCGGGGAAAGATGCCAGACTTTTGGAATTTGGCACCCGACGCGCTTTTAGTCCCCAAGGCTCCTTGTGGGCGGCGCGGGCGGCTTTAGCAGGTGGATTAGATGCCACCTCAAATGTGTTAGCAGCGCTAAAACTGGGACAATTACCAAGCGGGACGATGGCACACGCTTTAGTGATGGCATTGTCAGCCATCGAAGGCACTGAAGAACAGGCATTTAGCGCCTTTCATCAATATTTTCCCGGTGCGCCATTGTTGATTGATACTTACGATACAGTTGCAGCTGCCCAGACGTTAGCAGAAAAAGTAAATTCCGGCGAAATCGAATTAACAGGGGTGAGGTTAGACTCAGGAGATTTAGTTACCTTATCTAAAAAAGTGCGATCGCTACTGCCTCATGTCTCCATTTTCGCTAGCGGTGACTTGGACGAATGGGAAATAGCCCGACTCAAAGCCGAAGGTGCCCAAATTGATGGTTATGGACTGGGAACTAAACTGGTTACAGGTTCGCCTGTGAATGGAGTCTATAAACTTGTAGATATCGATGGCATCCCAGTAATGAAACAGTCCAGTGGCAAAATTACTTATCCAGGTCGAAAGCAGATTTTTCGCTCTTATGTCGAAGGTAAGGTACAAACAGATCGGTTGGGGTTAGTCGGTGAAAGTCCTATTGATCAACAACCTCTGTTGCAGTTGATAGTGAAAGAAGGTGAATCGGTGCGATCGCCTGAGACTTTAACGACAATTCGTCAACGTACCGCCGCCTCAGTTGCCAGTTTACCAGAACAGACAAGGCGTTTGCATGAGCCGATTTCTGTAAAAGTCGAGATTTCTGAAGCATTGCAGGAATTGATCAAGGAAACGCAGAAACAAACCACAGAGGCGCAGAGACACAGAGGTAAATTATGA
- a CDS encoding DUF433 domain-containing protein yields MSYHDIITIEPDKRGGKPCIRRMRITVYDVLGWLAAGMSHTDILDDFPELTEADIRACLEFAADREHRLVASVGAG; encoded by the coding sequence ATGAGCTATCACGATATTATTACAATTGAGCCAGATAAGCGCGGTGGCAAGCCTTGTATTCGACGGATGCGAATCACAGTGTACGATGTTCTAGGCTGGTTAGCTGCTGGTATGTCTCATACCGATATATTAGACGACTTCCCAGAATTAACAGAAGCGGATATTAGAGCTTGTCTGGAATTTGCTGCTGACCGTGAACATCGTTTAGTTGCGTCGGTAGGTGCTGGTTGA
- a CDS encoding DUF6887 family protein: protein MSQVNYDAMSDVELKQYFLKNRQDQTALQAYLDRLNQRPRAVIASPGDPDFDEKIRAAILKQLEVAKTSSQ from the coding sequence ATGAGTCAAGTTAACTACGATGCAATGTCCGATGTTGAATTAAAGCAGTACTTTCTCAAAAATCGCCAAGATCAAACCGCTCTTCAGGCATACTTAGATAGACTCAATCAACGTCCACGCGCAGTTATTGCAAGTCCGGGAGATCCCGATTTTGATGAAAAAATTCGAGCAGCAATTCTCAAACAGTTAGAGGTGGCAAAAACTAGTAGTCAGTAG
- a CDS encoding nicotinate-nucleotide adenylyltransferase: protein MRIALFGTSADPPTAGHQEILKWLSESYDWVAVWAADNPFKSHQTALLHRAAMLQLLITDINAPQQNIALEQELSSLRTLETLEKAKVRWGEDAEYTLVIGSDLLSQLPRWYQVADLLNQVKLLVVPRPGYPIDESVLEKIRNLGGKIAIALFTGLDVSSTAFRTQGDTRAITPPVVAYIHREHLYKCQDASKKRFQLC, encoded by the coding sequence ATGAGAATTGCTTTGTTTGGTACTAGTGCCGATCCGCCAACTGCTGGACACCAGGAAATTCTCAAGTGGTTGTCTGAGAGTTATGATTGGGTAGCAGTCTGGGCAGCAGATAATCCCTTTAAGTCCCATCAAACTGCTTTGCTTCATCGGGCGGCAATGCTACAACTGTTAATTACAGATATCAATGCGCCACAGCAGAACATTGCTTTGGAACAGGAATTAAGTAGTTTGAGGACATTGGAAACCTTAGAAAAAGCTAAAGTTCGTTGGGGAGAAGATGCTGAGTATACGTTGGTAATCGGTTCAGATTTACTGAGTCAGCTACCGCGTTGGTATCAGGTTGCAGATTTGCTAAACCAAGTGAAGCTGCTGGTAGTACCCCGACCAGGATATCCAATAGACGAGTCTGTTTTAGAGAAAATCAGAAATCTGGGAGGGAAAATTGCGATCGCCTTATTTACTGGTCTAGATGTTTCCTCGACGGCCTTTCGTACACAAGGAGATACGAGAGCCATCACACCCCCTGTAGTTGCCTATATTCATCGAGAGCATTTGTACAAATGCCAGGACGCCAGCAAAAAAAGATTCCAACTCTGCTAA
- a CDS encoding NUDIX hydrolase codes for MPGRQQKKIPTLLNQQPLADFKVGVDNIIFSVDTAQNRLLVLLVMRQQKPFLNYWSLPGTLVRQGESLEDAAYRIMAEKIKVNNLYLEQLYTFGGPNRDPREDTDSYGVRYLSVSYFALVRFEEAELIADKVTGIAWYPVKQLPQLAFDHNEILSYGHRRLRNKLEYSPVAFEVLPELFTLNDLYQLYTTVLGDNFADYSNFRARLLKLGFLSDTGTKVSRGAGRPASLYKFDAEAFAPLKDKPLVFI; via the coding sequence ATGCCAGGACGCCAGCAAAAAAAGATTCCAACTCTGCTAAATCAACAACCTTTGGCTGATTTCAAAGTCGGCGTTGATAATATAATTTTTTCTGTTGATACGGCACAAAATCGGCTGTTAGTTCTCTTAGTAATGCGACAGCAAAAACCGTTTCTCAATTATTGGAGTCTTCCCGGTACTTTAGTCCGTCAAGGAGAATCCTTAGAAGATGCAGCCTATCGCATCATGGCAGAGAAAATCAAGGTCAACAATCTCTATTTAGAGCAATTGTATACCTTTGGTGGGCCCAATCGCGATCCACGAGAAGACACTGATAGTTATGGAGTGCGTTATCTATCAGTTAGTTACTTTGCTTTGGTGAGATTTGAGGAAGCAGAATTAATTGCTGATAAAGTTACAGGCATTGCTTGGTACCCAGTCAAGCAATTACCGCAATTAGCTTTTGACCATAATGAAATTCTGTCCTATGGACACAGGCGGTTGCGAAATAAATTGGAGTATAGTCCGGTAGCTTTTGAAGTCTTGCCAGAATTGTTTACTTTGAATGATTTATATCAGTTATACACCACAGTTCTAGGAGACAACTTCGCAGATTATTCTAATTTTCGGGCGCGTCTACTCAAATTGGGTTTTTTATCTGATACCGGAACCAAGGTTTCGCGGGGTGCAGGTCGTCCCGCTAGTTTGTATAAGTTTGATGCCGAGGCTTTTGCCCCCTTAAAAGATAAACCTTTGGTGTTTATTTAA
- a CDS encoding LCP family protein — protein sequence MTSQRTSAEDNQSAKTKSRSKNYRNSKSGRWLWFAVGMGGIAMVSGMAGALLAVSWDSTPLQQAQLSPQEEAVFDGDRISGNGMRFSQLTRPVNILVMGMSVLPPDVQNPPPDAQNLGYLPQVNSFDGLADVMLLVKFDPDTKKIVMLSVPRDTRTEIEGHGRKKINAANVDGGPALTAKTVSNLLDGVGIDRYVRINVLGVGKLIDALGGVTYYVPKDMKYRDESQHLYINLKAGKQHLNGEQTLQLLRYRHDELGDIGRIQRQQSVMRALIEQTLNPATLTQLPEILEVVKENIDTNLTVEELVALVGFGVRTNRSNMQMLMLPGRFSENGEYDASYWVPNKKSISKVMAQHFGLSTTTESLEVTEPGSLRVAIQDSTGGDRSSLRPLIRTLEKAGYRNIFVSRPLGEPLEVTHVVAQQGDGDSAESIRNTLGFGEVRVESTGNIGSDISIQVGQDWLQQQSILQNSTQP from the coding sequence GTGACCAGTCAAAGAACATCGGCAGAAGATAACCAATCGGCAAAAACTAAATCCAGAAGCAAAAATTATCGAAATTCAAAATCTGGACGCTGGCTGTGGTTTGCGGTGGGTATGGGCGGTATTGCAATGGTGTCAGGAATGGCGGGGGCGCTATTGGCGGTTTCCTGGGACAGTACGCCTTTGCAGCAAGCCCAGCTTAGTCCACAAGAGGAGGCGGTATTTGATGGCGATCGCATTTCTGGCAACGGGATGCGATTTTCACAATTAACTCGCCCTGTGAATATCTTAGTTATGGGAATGAGTGTACTCCCGCCAGATGTGCAAAACCCTCCCCCTGACGCTCAAAATCTTGGTTATCTACCCCAGGTAAATTCCTTTGATGGTCTTGCCGATGTGATGCTCTTGGTCAAATTTGATCCAGACACGAAAAAAATAGTTATGCTTTCTGTTCCCAGAGATACTCGTACAGAGATTGAAGGACATGGAAGAAAAAAAATTAACGCTGCTAACGTTGATGGTGGGCCAGCCTTGACTGCCAAAACAGTCAGTAACCTCTTAGATGGGGTGGGTATTGACCGCTATGTGCGGATTAATGTTTTGGGCGTTGGTAAACTGATTGATGCTTTGGGTGGGGTGACATACTACGTCCCCAAAGATATGAAATATCGGGATGAATCCCAGCACTTATATATTAATTTGAAGGCGGGTAAGCAGCATCTCAACGGCGAGCAAACCCTGCAATTACTGCGCTATCGCCATGACGAACTCGGAGATATCGGTCGGATTCAACGCCAGCAGTCGGTGATGCGGGCCTTGATTGAGCAAACTCTCAACCCCGCAACCTTGACTCAATTACCCGAAATTCTCGAAGTAGTCAAAGAAAACATTGATACCAACTTGACGGTTGAAGAGTTAGTGGCGTTAGTCGGTTTCGGGGTGCGAACAAATCGCTCGAATATGCAGATGTTAATGTTACCAGGTCGCTTTAGTGAAAACGGCGAGTATGATGCTAGCTATTGGGTGCCCAATAAAAAAAGTATTTCTAAAGTAATGGCCCAGCACTTTGGATTAAGTACAACTACAGAATCACTAGAGGTAACTGAACCAGGTTCCTTACGAGTCGCAATTCAAGATAGCACAGGTGGCGATCGCTCAAGTCTGCGACCCCTGATTAGAACGCTGGAAAAAGCTGGGTATCGCAACATCTTTGTTTCTAGACCATTGGGTGAACCTTTAGAAGTGACTCACGTTGTTGCCCAACAAGGAGATGGCGACAGCGCCGAATCAATTCGCAACACTTTGGGGTTTGGAGAAGTGCGCGTAGAAAGTACTGGTAATATCGGCTCAGATATTAGTATCCAGGTAGGTCAAGATTGGTTGCAACAACAATCTATTCTCCAGAACTCTACCCAACCCTAA
- a CDS encoding type II toxin-antitoxin system RelE family toxin, which translates to MSIKFRKNAIKFLEKANIEDIARIQEKLNQLLIFVEEQGIIPFTELDIKKMKGDWEGFYRLRIGKIRIIALYL; encoded by the coding sequence ATGTCCATAAAATTCCGTAAGAACGCAATTAAGTTCTTAGAAAAGGCAAATATTGAAGATATTGCTAGAATTCAGGAGAAACTCAATCAACTCCTGATTTTTGTTGAGGAACAAGGAATTATTCCTTTCACGGAACTTGATATTAAAAAGATGAAAGGAGATTGGGAAGGATTTTATAGACTGCGTATTGGTAAAATCCGCATTATCGCATTATATTTATAG